A part of Paenibacillus donghaensis genomic DNA contains:
- a CDS encoding mandelate racemase/muconate lactonizing enzyme family protein: MSIIKEVITEYYRIPLPEIMEDAKHGLHTHFEVPIVIIRTDDGREGVGYTYTGGFGGKAICSLIANELTRILVGKDASCVESIWEQMNWGIHYVARGGLASFAIAACDIALWDLRARKADEPLYKLLGGASNQVKCYGGAIDLNFPLEKLLQNNQKYLDMGLRAVKIKLGQKTLAEDIERVASVRDLIGPDVAFMVDANMSWSVEKAIKAGREFLKYDILFLEEPTIPEDYAGYARIAEESGIAVAGGENLRTLVEFKHMLQYGHVDFPQPDASNIGGITGWLKVAHLTQAYNLSVSTHGMQELHVSLLAAMPNAGYLEMHSFPIDQYTTRPLVIEPATGLAVAPEESGTGVTFDWNKLEPYKQPF, from the coding sequence ATGTCGATCATCAAAGAAGTCATTACCGAGTACTACCGTATCCCGCTTCCGGAAATCATGGAGGATGCCAAGCACGGCCTGCATACTCATTTCGAGGTTCCGATTGTAATCATCCGGACAGATGACGGACGTGAAGGCGTAGGCTACACCTATACAGGCGGTTTTGGCGGCAAAGCTATTTGCTCCCTGATTGCCAATGAGCTCACCCGGATTCTGGTCGGCAAAGATGCCAGCTGTGTAGAGAGCATCTGGGAACAGATGAACTGGGGCATTCATTATGTAGCACGCGGCGGTCTGGCAAGCTTCGCTATTGCCGCCTGTGACATTGCCCTCTGGGACCTGCGCGCACGCAAAGCGGATGAACCGCTCTACAAGCTGCTCGGTGGTGCGAGCAATCAGGTTAAATGCTACGGCGGAGCTATTGATTTGAATTTCCCATTGGAGAAGCTGCTGCAGAACAACCAGAAATATTTGGACATGGGGCTTAGAGCCGTCAAAATAAAGCTTGGACAAAAAACACTCGCTGAAGATATTGAAAGAGTTGCCTCAGTACGCGATTTGATCGGTCCGGATGTTGCCTTTATGGTAGATGCCAACATGAGCTGGAGCGTGGAGAAAGCCATTAAAGCCGGCCGGGAATTCCTGAAATACGATATTCTCTTCCTGGAAGAACCCACGATTCCGGAGGATTATGCCGGTTATGCGCGCATTGCAGAGGAATCCGGGATCGCTGTCGCAGGCGGCGAGAACCTGCGGACATTGGTTGAGTTCAAGCATATGCTGCAATATGGACATGTTGACTTCCCGCAGCCGGATGCCTCCAACATTGGCGGAATTACAGGCTGGCTAAAAGTAGCCCATCTGACCCAGGCCTACAATCTTTCAGTGTCCACACACGGGATGCAAGAGCTGCATGTTAGCCTCCTGGCTGCCATGCCGAATGCCGGTTACCTGGAAATGCACAGTTTCCCGATTGACCAGTATACTACTCGCCCACTTGTTATTGAACCAGCGACCGGATTGGCTGTTGCGCCGGAGGAATCCGGTACAGGCGTAACCTTTGACTGGAACAAACTGGAACCTTACAAGCAGCCCTTCTAG
- a CDS encoding rhamnogalacturonan acetylesterase — MKPTLFIAGDSTAAIKGATEKPMTGWGEFLQGYFGTSLEVNNCAINGRSTRSFVAEGRMAAILKEFKHGDYLFLQFGHNDEKKEDPSRYTDPDTEYRDNLHEFITSARRLGGTPVLLTSVSRRRYLEDGTLDPNAVGAYPAAMREVAAATQTPLLDIFAASQLLCQDLGVEGSKAIFMHLPEGAHPNYPAGVEDNTHFSGEGAREIARLVAQAIEQSAGLSELQSMLLTNP; from the coding sequence ATGAAACCTACACTTTTTATCGCCGGTGATTCTACAGCAGCCATTAAAGGGGCCACCGAGAAACCAATGACGGGCTGGGGAGAATTCCTGCAAGGTTACTTCGGAACTTCTCTTGAAGTGAACAATTGTGCAATCAACGGACGAAGCACCAGATCCTTTGTTGCCGAAGGCCGTATGGCGGCCATTCTCAAAGAATTCAAGCACGGAGATTATCTGTTCCTTCAATTTGGACACAACGACGAGAAGAAGGAAGACCCCTCCCGCTACACCGATCCTGATACAGAATACCGCGACAACTTGCATGAGTTCATAACATCAGCACGCCGGCTTGGTGGAACTCCTGTGCTGCTAACCTCTGTCAGCCGCCGCCGCTATCTGGAAGATGGAACCCTCGACCCCAATGCCGTAGGAGCTTATCCGGCGGCCATGAGGGAGGTTGCTGCAGCTACGCAGACACCGCTGCTGGATATCTTCGCAGCCTCTCAATTGCTGTGTCAGGATCTGGGTGTTGAAGGCTCCAAAGCTATATTCATGCATTTGCCTGAAGGCGCTCATCCCAACTATCCGGCCGGTGTTGAAGATAATACCCATTTCTCCGGCGAGGGTGCCCGAGAAATCGCCAGACTTGTGGCACAGGCTATTGAACAATCTGCCGGATTGTCTGAACTACAGTCCATGTTGCTCACCAACCCCTAG
- a CDS encoding response regulator transcription factor: protein MWNKIIIIDDDVDTRNLVVEYLSKHGLEAVSYSYSSQTSVAFIHAYDPDLIILDVSITNVTGLRICTELRKYSDKPVLFTSQHMEDGLRIEALNCGGDEYVSKPFSYDVLLARIKAHIRRYKRAFPVNQRHLLLYPGLQIDPSTHSVTAYGKGVSLSSKEFQILVTLAKNPNRVFHTETLYDLIWRDIKEGDLRTVMVHIYNLRQKIEKKPSKPVYIHTVRGVGYKFNGSVSLAEESIDYHL from the coding sequence ATGTGGAATAAGATCATTATCATTGATGATGACGTTGATACTCGCAACCTGGTGGTTGAATACTTGTCCAAGCATGGATTAGAAGCCGTTAGTTACTCTTACAGCAGCCAAACGTCCGTTGCCTTCATTCATGCCTATGATCCTGATCTTATTATTCTTGATGTGTCCATAACCAATGTAACCGGCCTGAGGATATGTACGGAGCTGCGCAAATATAGTGATAAACCTGTACTTTTCACAAGTCAACACATGGAGGATGGCCTAAGGATTGAGGCTTTAAACTGCGGAGGGGATGAGTATGTATCCAAACCGTTCAGCTATGATGTGTTGCTTGCCCGGATCAAAGCGCATATTCGCCGATATAAAAGAGCTTTCCCCGTCAATCAGCGTCATTTGTTACTCTACCCAGGCCTGCAAATCGATCCTTCCACCCACTCTGTTACGGCCTATGGCAAGGGAGTTTCCTTATCTTCCAAGGAGTTTCAGATCCTGGTTACCCTGGCCAAGAATCCGAATCGCGTGTTCCACACGGAAACCTTATATGATCTTATTTGGAGGGACATTAAGGAAGGGGATCTACGGACCGTTATGGTACATATCTACAACTTGCGGCAAAAAATCGAGAAAAAACCAAGTAAACCCGTCTATATCCATACCGTCAGAGGCGTCGGCTATAAATTTAACGGTTCGGTATCCCTGGCAGAGGAATCAATTGACTATCACCTGTAA
- a CDS encoding carbohydrate binding domain-containing protein, with protein MLFSMLWSIAASPAVQAESAAVAPAATTETNDAQQQQEGSIFSWDNANVYFVMTDRFNNGNTSNDGAYGRPKTDAWGSDVGTFHGGDIKGLTKKIEEGYFTELGTNAIWITAPWEQMHGWVGGKDGDFAHYGYHGYYGLDFTEMDKSMGTIEEMREFVDLAHSKGIRVVLDVVMNHVAYPTLVDMEEYGYGDHGGLSGSWIPNKSLGQNWHTHNNIMNTANTSAWATWWGNSWIRANNIAGYDQCGGSDTTLCVGYLPDIKTEATSGTTLPPILKTKFSKETSGYDNWIVPAAKQYRKDLNVAPAAYMNKWLSSWVEEFGIDGFRIDTAKHVTVDKWKDLKTSANSALAKWRQNNPTKPGASWKDSFWMTGEVWGKGLGRDSNYFNNGFDSLINFTFQGANMNDLESTFSRYAAEFNNELPNYNMISYISSHDKGLYNRANLIQAGTALLLLPGAVQTFYGDETARPFGATGSDPDQGARSQMNWSGINPSVLSHWQKLGKFRNNHIAIGAGIHKKMADSPYTFSRTYDQGDILDKVVVATGASGTVDVNVSGVFPDGTTVRDAYTQNEVVVSSGKARFTAGTNGVILIENVGVNKRFPILTASPAGGKFKTETTIVTLSVNNAESGKYTLDGSDPINGVAFTNGTTITIGADMAINDSKTLKMYAANENGEGTGSYTFTKGDPNAKLQIYLKKPSGWGTPSLYFYDTAPKDNDPTWATAPAMESAGGEWYVYSFDKAEQATIIFKDNTGKQVPAQNQAGFTRATTGWYDGTAWHDTDPRVVTKPTAPSNLIASATTDRTVSLTWTASTDSAGIAGYDVYRNNIKVGSSTAATYLDTGLTGETTYTYKVIARSQSGGTSDPSNELSVKTQPLGTDNSVTVYYKKGFTTPYIHYRTEGGTWSAVPGVKMAESDIPGYAVYTIDLGTGTATRVEAAFNNGSGQWDNNNQKNYFFNKGDNTYSAGTVTAGKPGVPLPGNKVTVYYKEGWTNVNIHYRAEGGTWTSTPGVRMENDSLNSGYKKMIIDIGTANRLEACFNNGSNVWDSNGQKNYFFNVGDNIYIPGNNGSAGQVKIGEKPAGNDTVSPSVPANLAGNLSTGTPKTVTLTWGASTDNIGVVSYEISRKAGTSTETFTMNATTFIDSTVIEGTAYKYQVRARDAAGNFSGLSNEVTVEVPGTLDTIAPSQPTNVIGTATSSSVALQWTASTDNIGVAGYDIYRNDAKVGTSTTTSFTDTGLTEKTSYNYTVKAFDAVNNYSAVSDEIRVETLMGTIIVPGGNKPYSTNPTLGKRVSAPIPIDGVNNGEWTDEMLIAIDMAGDDPRTLGSNWALHESPMDLSHLWAAWDSEYIYLAWQYVDVTDIVDPANAGSAGGTPIRSMDMPQTIGIETISGAGATHDMWKKNGNQAVWGGLDLPDYQFNIASNMFHSGYISRAVNGLFPVDDNGVNYKTGAAAGITVKFAKGKGYSTLWGVKDADDVNDPGKLVDFITLGHDPNRDTFYEAKIPLSAIGNPDIENAGIGVMLHQGEFSSVDTLPNDPATSNTPGVSDSNSPKEWGDIDLLTVPFARIGR; from the coding sequence TTGCTCTTCTCTATGCTGTGGAGTATTGCAGCATCGCCTGCAGTCCAAGCAGAATCGGCTGCAGTAGCGCCCGCCGCCACAACAGAAACTAATGACGCACAGCAACAGCAGGAAGGCAGCATCTTCAGTTGGGATAATGCAAACGTTTACTTCGTAATGACTGACCGCTTCAATAACGGCAACACCAGCAATGACGGGGCATACGGAAGACCGAAAACAGATGCATGGGGTTCAGACGTGGGTACTTTCCACGGCGGGGATATTAAGGGCTTGACTAAGAAGATTGAAGAGGGTTATTTCACGGAACTGGGTACGAACGCAATCTGGATCACTGCACCTTGGGAACAAATGCACGGCTGGGTAGGCGGGAAAGACGGTGATTTCGCTCACTATGGCTACCACGGATATTATGGGCTTGATTTCACTGAGATGGACAAAAGCATGGGAACCATTGAAGAGATGCGTGAGTTCGTTGATCTCGCTCACTCCAAAGGTATCCGTGTAGTACTTGATGTAGTTATGAACCATGTGGCTTATCCGACTCTTGTAGACATGGAAGAGTACGGATACGGTGACCATGGCGGACTATCCGGCAGCTGGATTCCGAATAAAAGCCTGGGCCAGAATTGGCATACACACAATAACATTATGAACACTGCTAATACTAGTGCCTGGGCAACTTGGTGGGGGAACAGTTGGATCCGCGCGAATAACATTGCAGGCTACGACCAATGTGGCGGCAGTGATACCACGCTTTGCGTAGGTTACTTGCCGGATATCAAGACAGAAGCCACAAGTGGCACAACTTTGCCGCCCATTCTGAAAACGAAGTTTAGTAAAGAGACTAGCGGTTACGATAACTGGATTGTACCTGCTGCGAAGCAATACCGCAAAGACTTGAACGTCGCTCCAGCAGCCTACATGAATAAGTGGCTGTCCTCATGGGTTGAAGAATTCGGAATTGACGGTTTTCGTATCGACACTGCGAAGCATGTAACCGTGGACAAATGGAAGGATCTCAAAACAAGTGCAAACAGTGCTCTTGCGAAATGGAGACAGAACAACCCGACGAAGCCTGGAGCAAGTTGGAAGGATAGCTTCTGGATGACAGGCGAAGTATGGGGTAAGGGTCTTGGCAGAGACAGTAATTATTTCAATAATGGATTCGATTCCTTGATTAACTTTACGTTCCAAGGGGCGAATATGAATGATCTGGAAAGTACATTCTCACGTTATGCGGCTGAGTTTAACAATGAACTTCCTAACTACAACATGATCAGCTATATCTCTTCACACGATAAGGGATTATACAACCGTGCTAACCTAATTCAAGCAGGCACAGCACTACTGCTTCTTCCAGGTGCCGTGCAGACCTTTTATGGTGATGAGACTGCAAGGCCGTTCGGAGCGACGGGTTCTGATCCAGATCAAGGCGCACGTTCGCAGATGAACTGGTCCGGCATCAACCCATCCGTTCTGTCACATTGGCAGAAGCTTGGGAAGTTCAGAAACAATCATATTGCTATAGGTGCAGGAATCCATAAGAAAATGGCAGACAGCCCGTATACATTCTCCCGTACTTATGATCAAGGCGATATTCTGGATAAAGTTGTCGTTGCTACTGGAGCTTCGGGTACTGTAGACGTCAACGTATCTGGCGTATTTCCTGATGGGACTACTGTGCGTGATGCCTATACGCAGAACGAAGTGGTGGTAAGCAGCGGCAAGGCAAGATTCACGGCTGGAACTAACGGCGTTATTCTGATTGAGAACGTTGGAGTTAACAAGAGATTTCCGATTCTTACTGCTTCTCCTGCAGGTGGTAAATTTAAAACCGAAACAACGATCGTTACACTATCGGTCAACAATGCTGAGAGTGGCAAGTACACACTGGATGGCAGCGATCCAATTAACGGAGTGGCATTTACCAATGGAACAACGATCACAATTGGCGCAGATATGGCTATTAATGATTCAAAAACGTTGAAAATGTATGCGGCGAATGAGAACGGTGAAGGAACGGGGTCCTACACCTTTACGAAGGGTGATCCTAATGCCAAGCTGCAAATTTACTTGAAGAAGCCTAGCGGCTGGGGAACTCCGAGTTTATATTTCTATGATACAGCGCCGAAGGACAACGACCCGACATGGGCTACAGCTCCAGCAATGGAGAGCGCAGGCGGCGAGTGGTACGTATACAGCTTCGACAAGGCTGAACAAGCGACAATTATCTTCAAAGACAACACTGGTAAGCAGGTGCCAGCACAGAACCAGGCTGGTTTCACCAGAGCAACAACAGGCTGGTACGACGGAACTGCATGGCATGATACGGATCCGCGTGTCGTAACTAAACCAACGGCTCCATCGAATCTAATAGCATCTGCGACAACGGATAGGACGGTATCCTTGACCTGGACTGCGTCGACGGACAGTGCTGGAATCGCTGGATACGACGTATATCGCAACAATATTAAGGTAGGCTCGTCTACAGCAGCAACTTACTTGGATACTGGCTTAACTGGAGAAACTACGTATACCTACAAAGTGATTGCCAGAAGCCAATCGGGTGGAACATCTGATCCAAGTAACGAATTGAGCGTAAAGACGCAACCACTGGGTACTGACAACAGCGTTACTGTTTACTACAAAAAAGGCTTCACGACTCCTTATATCCACTACCGTACTGAGGGCGGCACTTGGTCAGCTGTTCCAGGTGTGAAGATGGCAGAGTCTGACATTCCCGGATACGCTGTATACACGATTGACCTGGGAACCGGAACAGCAACACGGGTCGAAGCCGCATTCAACAATGGCAGCGGACAATGGGATAACAACAATCAGAAGAATTACTTCTTCAACAAAGGCGATAATACGTATAGCGCCGGTACGGTAACTGCCGGTAAACCGGGAGTTCCGTTACCAGGAAACAAGGTGACTGTGTACTACAAAGAGGGCTGGACCAACGTAAATATTCATTATCGTGCTGAGGGCGGCACCTGGACATCTACTCCAGGAGTGAGAATGGAAAATGATTCGTTAAACTCAGGTTATAAAAAAATGATTATTGATATTGGGACAGCTAACCGCCTGGAAGCTTGCTTCAACAATGGCAGCAATGTTTGGGATAGTAATGGTCAGAAGAACTACTTCTTCAATGTAGGCGACAATATTTACATTCCTGGCAATAATGGTTCTGCAGGACAAGTGAAAATCGGGGAAAAGCCGGCAGGGAACGATACGGTTTCTCCCTCAGTCCCAGCTAACCTTGCTGGCAATCTCAGTACGGGCACTCCTAAGACAGTTACCCTGACTTGGGGCGCTTCTACTGACAATATTGGCGTCGTAAGCTATGAAATTAGTCGGAAGGCCGGCACAAGCACGGAGACATTTACAATGAATGCTACAACATTCATCGACAGCACGGTAATTGAGGGCACGGCTTACAAGTATCAAGTTCGCGCCCGTGATGCCGCAGGCAATTTCTCTGGGCTTAGCAATGAAGTAACGGTTGAAGTGCCGGGTACTCTCGATACAATCGCACCTTCCCAGCCAACGAATGTAATAGGGACGGCAACTTCTTCCTCTGTTGCTCTTCAATGGACAGCTTCAACGGATAATATTGGTGTAGCAGGCTATGATATCTATCGCAATGATGCTAAAGTAGGCACTTCTACCACAACTAGCTTCACGGACACCGGTTTGACTGAAAAAACATCGTATAATTATACGGTTAAAGCTTTCGATGCTGTTAACAATTACTCGGCAGTTAGCGATGAAATAAGAGTTGAAACATTAATGGGAACGATCATCGTACCAGGTGGAAACAAACCCTATTCCACTAACCCGACGTTGGGCAAGCGGGTGTCTGCTCCAATACCGATCGATGGAGTTAATAACGGTGAATGGACAGATGAAATGTTGATTGCCATCGATATGGCTGGTGATGATCCGCGTACGCTAGGCAGCAACTGGGCACTCCATGAGTCGCCGATGGATCTTAGCCATCTGTGGGCTGCATGGGACAGTGAGTACATCTATCTGGCTTGGCAGTATGTAGATGTAACAGATATTGTAGACCCTGCTAATGCTGGTTCTGCAGGAGGGACACCAATCCGCTCCATGGATATGCCGCAAACGATCGGAATCGAGACGATTTCCGGCGCTGGTGCAACACATGATATGTGGAAGAAGAACGGAAACCAAGCGGTTTGGGGTGGGTTGGATCTTCCTGATTACCAATTTAACATCGCCTCGAATATGTTCCACTCCGGGTACATCTCCAGAGCTGTTAACGGTTTATTCCCTGTTGACGACAACGGTGTGAACTATAAGACAGGTGCAGCTGCGGGTATTACTGTGAAATTTGCTAAAGGTAAAGGTTATTCAACCCTATGGGGTGTGAAGGATGCCGATGATGTGAACGATCCGGGCAAACTGGTGGATTTTATCACATTGGGTCACGATCCAAATCGCGATACTTTCTATGAAGCAAAAATTCCACTGAGCGCCATCGGAAATCCTGATATTGAGAATGCAGGTATCGGTGTAATGCTCCACCAAGGTGAGTTCTCGTCGGTCGATACCCTTCCTAATGATCCAGCGACTTCCAACACTCCGGGAGTATCCGATTCCAACTCTCCTAAAGAGTGGGGCGATATCGACTTACTGACTGTTCCTTTCGCTCGTATCGGTAGATAA
- a CDS encoding DUF1848 domain-containing protein, translating into MNLIISASRRTDIPAFFGEWFMTRIREGYFYRMNPFNRNQVTEVSLKPEDVDAIVFWTKNPKPFVKYLDELDRRGYRYYFQYTLNDYPSVFEPNVPKLSSRIDSFKQLSERLGPQRVIWRYDPIMVSSITPIEYHLDKIQAISNELKGYSSRLIISFLDFYGKVRNRLKALESEHQLSFTDIADPEYAAELDQLLVGIRNISIHNQLEVLSCAEKLNLEQYNIGHGACIDSRLLFELFNLETIQGKDKNQRAECLCAGSADMGVYNTCRYNCTYCYAVQSEKAVSNALEHHFIDSPSLIDRYNHHN; encoded by the coding sequence TTGAATCTGATTATTAGCGCAAGCAGAAGAACGGATATTCCGGCTTTTTTTGGTGAATGGTTTATGACCAGAATCCGGGAGGGCTATTTCTATAGAATGAACCCGTTTAATCGCAACCAGGTTACAGAGGTGAGTCTGAAGCCTGAGGATGTGGATGCGATTGTGTTCTGGACTAAGAATCCCAAGCCTTTTGTGAAGTATCTGGATGAGTTGGATCGACGGGGTTATCGTTATTATTTTCAATATACTCTGAATGATTATCCTTCAGTATTTGAGCCGAATGTTCCGAAATTGTCTTCCAGAATAGACAGCTTCAAGCAGCTTAGTGAACGGTTAGGTCCGCAACGGGTGATCTGGCGTTATGATCCAATTATGGTCAGCTCCATTACTCCGATTGAATACCATCTTGATAAGATACAAGCTATCTCGAATGAACTTAAAGGTTATTCCTCGCGTTTGATCATTAGTTTTTTGGACTTTTACGGCAAGGTTAGGAACAGATTGAAAGCGCTGGAATCGGAACATCAACTATCGTTTACGGACATAGCTGATCCTGAATATGCTGCAGAGTTAGATCAATTATTAGTGGGAATAAGGAATATATCTATCCATAATCAGCTCGAGGTATTATCCTGTGCCGAGAAGCTAAACCTTGAGCAATATAATATAGGGCATGGGGCTTGTATAGATTCGAGACTGTTATTTGAGTTATTTAACTTGGAGACAATCCAGGGTAAGGATAAGAATCAACGTGCAGAATGTCTGTGTGCAGGCTCGGCAGATATGGGAGTGTATAATACCTGTAGGTATAATTGCACTTATTGCTATGCGGTTCAAAGTGAAAAAGCGGTAAGCAATGCCTTGGAGCATCATTTTATAGACAGTCCTTCCTTGATAGATAGATATAATCATCACAATTAA
- a CDS encoding formylglycine-generating enzyme family protein, with amino-acid sequence MDGLMAAIPGGAIELRDDRTEAQWKVNLKPFLLARYPVTKELYAAVTGGTPSTSNADRKPVVSVSWQDAVLFCNRLSGHLGLNEYYTISDNGASVLCNVESDGYRLPSEAEWQYACKAGTTGYRYGELDQIAWYDENSAGTAHEVGHKQPNAWGLHDMLGNVWEWCWDLYDPKVYGSYRVFRGGSWAEEARGCGATCRRRSHPTFRIDDLGFRLARTVAQ; translated from the coding sequence ATGGATGGCCTGATGGCAGCCATTCCTGGCGGAGCCATAGAGTTGAGGGACGACCGGACAGAGGCGCAATGGAAGGTTAATCTTAAACCGTTTCTGCTTGCCCGTTACCCGGTCACCAAGGAGCTATATGCTGCGGTTACAGGGGGAACTCCAAGTACATCTAACGCTGATCGTAAGCCGGTAGTGAGTGTTTCTTGGCAGGATGCGGTGCTTTTCTGTAATAGGCTGTCTGGGCACTTAGGCCTGAACGAATACTATACGATAAGTGATAATGGAGCGAGTGTCCTCTGTAATGTGGAATCCGACGGCTATCGGCTGCCTTCAGAAGCGGAATGGCAGTACGCATGTAAGGCGGGAACTACAGGGTATCGATACGGCGAGCTTGATCAGATTGCCTGGTATGATGAGAATTCGGCTGGCACTGCCCATGAGGTAGGTCACAAGCAACCTAACGCATGGGGGCTGCATGATATGTTGGGCAATGTTTGGGAATGGTGCTGGGACCTATACGATCCGAAGGTATATGGCTCCTACCGCGTGTTCCGTGGTGGCAGCTGGGCGGAAGAAGCCAGAGGGTGTGGAGCTACGTGCCGCCGCCGCAGCCACCCGACGTTTCGTATTGATGACCTTGGTTTTCGTCTGGCCCGAACTGTAGCTCAGTGA